Proteins encoded within one genomic window of Triticum aestivum cultivar Chinese Spring chromosome 2D, IWGSC CS RefSeq v2.1, whole genome shotgun sequence:
- the LOC123048797 gene encoding dirigent protein 1: MPVAKSKQRSTLFVFVYLASSAALAVLLSASWQWASARPARMRLFMHDVLTGPGATAVEVVNGTGPSLFGGEPPLLFGHVVVIDDALTEGPDPASRPVGRAQGMYVFASMHDPALLLCMNVVLTAGPYSGSTFTVVGRDNIVEPLRELSVVGGTGRFRMATGYVLWRTASWQLRKNAVLDLDIFIHVHAYARA, translated from the coding sequence ATGCCTGTTGCAAAGTCGAAGCAGAGGAGCACCCTCTTCGTCTTCGTCTACTTGGCCTCTTCGGCGGCGCTCGCGGTGCTGCTCTCCGCGTCCTGGCAATGGGCATCCGCCCGGCCCGCCCGCATGCGCCTGTTCATGCACGACGTGCTCACCGGCCCGGGCGCCACGGCGGTCGAGGTCGTGAACGGCACGGGGCCGTCGCTGTTCGGGGGCGAGCCGCCGCTGCTGTTCGGGCACGTGGTGGTGATCGACGACGCGCTCACGGAGGGGCCGGACCCGGCGTCGAGGCCCGTGGGGCGCGCGCAGGGGATGTACGTCTTCGCGTCCATGCACGACCCGGCGTTGCTCTTGTGCATGAATGTTGTGCTCACGGCGGGGCCGTACTCCGGGAGCACCTTCACCGTCGTCGGCCGCGACAACATCGTCGAGCCACTGCGGGAGCTGTCGGTGGTGGGCGGCACGGGGAGGTTCCGGATGGCGACGGGGTACGTGCTCTGGAGAACGGCGAGCTGGCAGCTACGTAAGAACGCCGTCCTCGACCTGGACATCTTTATCCACGTCCACGCCTACGCCCGTGCATGA